From one Drosophila subpulchrella strain 33 F10 #4 breed RU33 chromosome 3L, RU_Dsub_v1.1 Primary Assembly, whole genome shotgun sequence genomic stretch:
- the LOC119553679 gene encoding pneumococcal serine-rich repeat protein isoform X1 produces MSASSEGGAAGGPVGGGGTATAPSAPLKTIKIRTQQLHPHALPSLSLLPSIYPPSSSLAATGSLTASASGSTSASASLVSHSHPPLQLRGVINKYSLPSHLPSSAAHPAVAAKITHVKSDGGGGISISGTPILSGGTIKVAAANPVQQTSLGGTPIALNAGQATTAASIRAIGAGGQSTQVRVVMPMIKQLENVTATGRTQITAIPAAPARSVANASITVTRPVTQATYLPRASVTATQMGGVGVGVGQRLVTPLRATSSATVTPTAPTVLSSTGGFVRGATASVSRSGVALSSQPPSAVISSSNSAAWMQSSTGQVQLIRAIHQPRQRIITTSAGVSNASVVTTTPVQAPTALSVSAGQPLTPQQAGGPGGGGPQAYVATVLPQRQHQATLVYSSNVSTPNVSQNPGQQFNPRFAVATPTGGVTTTTPGGTTVTPRHVRSTPLGKIFPGAKLNTTSISIRAPSIPQLNTSVTASPTAVSVSGGATVAPGRGPGAGGTALTATNLPTTRIIQLQQPATGTAQQIIGSGARLAGNVMLQPFLMSTTAAAKMGIRPPVTMTAKVQPSLTITQLNPIGKLSAAGGTTGPTMTPQGVASIQAVPVPNVSASVVNPSSVAGATSAAGGATVLPLTISGRGAGVGPGGNILTGTLTPIKNASGITLGKMMMTPATSAPGTDGSGTSGATVTGFQRAWNPVVASPSQLMKIDDKGSAATIYYESMPASASTGVLSLTTTTVTQSTQAQAQLVSSAGGSSLSVSSLPFASHAPTGAGSAGAGSQATFTVLPSGAGGTATRTIGHQQLIIPAGPNSAPPQHMVIPLHTSVKVTTGAGNPQQAAGSGTLVPNFMRKRDSDGSPIRAAKNLGPTLLSMASNTSGPNMPPAPGTTFNIQPVSVAVPPSVSSALTVEALAKKERERVAHGVASNVTSVPNTVGTVSSTRNSRADSPASSDGSTTVSANSSPGVDQQLQDRIGDPPTTGGASGRDNSTHFNPINELYSSHQSMQQSLGHSSLGSRSGSSAFVDVQAPTPQQQQPQQQAPHLVGSTQMQQQAGTRMNGTGNSSSSSYDCSSRKKPRRSTNDSQHSTQSQASLSLPPPSAEPTPPAGASYMQKHNNGGLLVAAAAPGAVPNSTAGDANHRNSAPAVTGNKENANPVDFVIRRPRNCALLNTYKPTHKLANNHFHRYTDVKPREERKATVIDLANQPNVQGKINGWKIYHLRSQMEDLNESEVVSLGRLETMLQDLEKDKEKHSEMERVTELLKGNIQRSKIITDGINEAQNQLMKIFEHKPHVSDIITRCASKRNFKKREKI; encoded by the exons ATGAGTGCGTCGAGTGAAGGCGGCGCGGCGGGCGGGCCGGTGGGCGGTGGAGGTACAGCTACAGCGCCATCAG CCCCCCTGAAAACCATTAAGATACGCACCCAACAACTGCATCCCCATGCACTGCCATCGTTGTCATTGCTGCCGTCTATATAtccaccatcatcatcattggCAGCCACTGGATCGTTaaccgcatccgcatccggcTCCACATCTGCATCCGCATCCCTGGTATCGCACTCACATCCGCCCCTGCAGCTGCGCGGCGTCATAAACAAGTACTCATTGCCATCCCATTTGCCATCCTCTGCAGCGCACCCGGCGGTGGCCGCCAAGATCACCCACGTGAAATCCGACGGCGGCGGCGGGATATCGATTTCGGGCACCCCGATCCTCAGCGGAGGCACAATCAAAGTGGCAGCGGCCAATCCAGTTCAGCAAACCTCCCTGGGAGGCACGCCGATTGCTCTGAATGCAGGACAAGCGACCACGGCGGCCTCCATACGGGCCATTGGAGCCGGTGGCCAGTCCACGCAAGTCCGTGTGGTGATGCCCATGATTAAGCAGCTGGAGAATGTCACGGCCACGGGAAGAACTCAGATTACGGCCATACCAGCTGCTCCGGCCAGGAGTGTGGCAAATGCCTCTATCACGGTCACCAGGCCCGTGACCCAGGCTACTTACCTGCCGCGAGCCAGTGTGACGGCCACTCAGATGGGTGGCGTTGGAGTTGGAGTTGGCCAGCGGCTCGTGACGCCCCTGAGGGCCACATCCTCGGCCACTGTGACGCCCACTGCCCCCACGGTTCTCAGTTCAACCGGTGGATTTGTTCGCGGAGCAACTGCATCGGTGAGCAGGAGTGGAGTGGCGCTCTCGTCGCAACCACCTTCGGCGGTGATCTCGTCCAGCAATAGTGCTGCCTGGATGCAGAGTTCCACGGGACAGGTGCAACTGATACGTGCCATTCATCAGCCGCGCCAGAGGATTATAACGACATCCGCGGGGGTATCCAATGCCAGTGTGGTGACCACTACTCCAGTGCAGGCGCCAACAG CCTTATCCGTTTCGGCTGGCCAGCCCTTGACGCCACAGCAGGCCGGTGGTCCAGGCGGAGGAGGTCCTCAGGCTTATGTGGCCACTGTCTTGCCCCAGAGGCAGCACCAGGCCACCCTAGTTTACTCCTCCAACGTATCTACGCCCAATGTGAGTCAGAATCCGGGCCAGCAATTTAATCCTCGCTTCGCTGTGGCCACGCCCACAGGTGGTGTGACAACCACGACTCCTGGAGGAACCACAGTAACACCTCGACATGTGCGATCCACCCCACTGGGAAAGATTTTCCCCGGAGCCAAGCTGAACACCACGAGCATAAGTATCCGGGCTCCAAGCATCCCGCAGCTGAATACCAGCGTTACAGCTTCACCAACGGCCGTCAGTGTTTCTGGGGGAGCGACAGTGGCGCCCGGGCGGGGTCCCGGGGCCGGAGGAACTGCCCTGACGGCCACTAATTTGCCCACCACTCGGATCATCCAGCTGCAGCAGCCTGCGACGGGAACCGCTCAGCAGATTATCGGATCCGGTGCCCGTTTGGCCGGGAATGTGATGCTGCAACCCTTCTTGATGAGCACCACCGCGGCGGCTAAGATGG GCATTCGACCACCGGTTACCATGACCGCCAAAGTACAACCATCGTTAACTATAACGCAGCTCAATCCTATTGGCAAATTGTCAGCCGCCGGAGGAACCACAGGGCCCACGATGACGCCGCAGGGTGTGGCCAGCATTCAGGCGGTACCAGTGCCGAATGTCTCGGCCAGTGTGGTCAACCCGAGTTCGGTGGCAGGGGCCACTTCGGCGGCCGGAGGAGCCACTGTGCTGCCATTGACGATCAGCGGTAGGGGAGCTGGTGTGGGACCAGGGGGCAATATCCTCACGGGAACTCTGACGCCCATCAAAAATGCCAGCGGCATTACCCTGGGCAAGATGATGATGACTCCGGCCACGTCTGCGCCTGGAACAGATGGATCCGGCACTAGCGGGGCAACAGTGACTGGCTTCCAACGCGCCTGGAATCCAGTGGTTGCTTCGCCGAGCCAGTTGATGAAG ATCGATGATAAGGGAAGTGCTGCTACGATTTACTACGAATCCATGCCGGCCTCCGCCTCCACGGGCGTTCTATCATTGACCACGACCACGGTGACGCAGAGCACCCAAGCACAAGCACAATTGGTTAGCAGCGCCGGCGGTAGCAGCTTGTCAGTGTCTTCGCTGCCCTTCGCCAGCCATGCGCCCACGGGAGCAGGATCGGCCGGAGCCGGATCACAGGCTACTTTCACTGTTTTGCCATCAGGAGCTGGGGGAACGGCTACCAGGACTATTGGCCACCAGCAATTGATAATTCCAGCAGGACCAAACAGTGCACCGCCGCAGCACATGGTCATTCCGTTGCATACCTCCGTAAAGGTGACAACGGGGGCGGGCAATCCTCAACAGGCAGCAGGAAGTGGAACTCTGGTGCCCAATTTCATGCGGAAGCGGGATTCAGACGGTTCTCCTATCAGAGCGGCCAAGAATTTGGGCCCTACTCTACTCTCAATGGCGAGCAATACTAGTGGACCAAATATGCCGCCAGCTCCGGGCACGACTTTCAATATTCAGCCAGTGTCCGTGGCGGTGCCTCCATCAGTTAGCTCCGCGCTAACTGTGGAAGCGTTGGCCAAGAAGGAACGGGAGCGGGTCGCCCATGGAGTAGCAAGTAACGTGACTAGTGTGCCAAACACGGTGGGCACCGTATCCTCAACGAGAAATTCTAGAGCGGATTCGCCAGCTTCTTCGGATGGCTCAACGACAGTGTCGGCGAATTCCTCACCTGGTGTAGATCAGCAATTGCAGGACAGAATTGGGGATCCGCCAACAACTGGAGGCGCAAGTGGACGCGATAACTCCACGCACTTTAATCCTATCAATGAG TTGTACTCTTCGCACCAATCGATGCAGCAGAGCCTTGGCCACTCGTCCCTTGGATCTCGGAGTGGGAGCAGTGCCTTTGTGGACGTCCAAGCACCGACtccgcagcaacagcaacctCAGCAGCAGGCACCTCATTTGGTGGGCTCAACGCAAATGCAACAGCAGGCGGGAACGCGTATGAATGGAACTGGCAACAGCTCGAGCTCCAGCTACGACTGCTCCTCCAGGAAGAAGCCACGCCGATCAAC AAATGACAGCCAGCACTCCACCCAGAGTCAGGCATCTTTGTCGCTGCCTCCCCCCAGTGCAGAACCAACGCCGCCGGCTGGCGCATCCTACATGCAGAAACACAACAATGGAGGTCTACtggtggcggcggcggcacCGGGAGCTGTTCCTAATAGCACAGCAGGCGACGCCAACCATCGCAACAGTGCACCCGCTGTGACGGGCAACAAGGAGAACGCCAATCCGGTGGACTTCGTCATCCGTCGTCCACGCAATTGTGCGCTGCTTAAT ACATATAAACCCACGCATAAGTTGGCCAACAACCACTTCCATCGGTATACGGATGTTAAGCCAAGGGAGGAGCGAAAGGCCACGGTTATTGATCTAGCTAATCAGCCAAATGTCCAGGGCAAAATTAATGGATGGAAAATCTACCACTTGCGCTCACAAATGGAGGACTTG AATGAATCCGAGGTTGTCAGCCTGGGAAGGCTTGAGACCATGCTGCAGGATCTGGAGAAGGACAAGGAGAAGCACAGCGAAATGGAGCGAGTCACCGAGTTGCTAAAG GGCAACATTCAGCGCAGCAAGATAATTACCGATGGCATCAACGAGGCGCAGAACCAGTTGATGAAGATCTTCGAGCACAAGCCTCACGTTTCGGACATAATCACCCGATGTGCCTCGAAGCGAAATTTTAAGAAGCGCGAAAAGATCTAA